Proteins from a genomic interval of uncultured Desulfuromusa sp.:
- a CDS encoding carbohydrate ABC transporter permease: MKFQKRTIGLIIYFVLLLLPIYWMLNMSFRTNSDILGMFSFYPHEPTLANYTKIFTDKSWYSGYLNSIYYVSMNVVISLVTALPAAYAFSRYQFLGDKHMFFWLLTNRMAPPAVFLLPFFQLYSTFNLIDTHFAVALSHCLFNVPLSVWILEGFMSGIPREIDEMAYIDGYSFPRFFLTIFMPLIRTGIGVTAFFCFMFSWVELLFARTLTTTVAKPIAATMTRTVSASGLDWGLLAAAGILTIVPGALVIWFVRNHLAKGFALGRV, encoded by the coding sequence ATGAAGTTTCAAAAGAGAACCATTGGCTTGATCATCTATTTTGTCCTGCTGTTGCTACCGATCTACTGGATGCTTAATATGTCGTTCCGGACGAATTCTGATATTCTCGGGATGTTCAGTTTTTATCCCCATGAGCCGACTCTGGCAAACTATACAAAGATTTTTACCGATAAGTCCTGGTACTCGGGTTATTTGAACAGCATATACTACGTCAGTATGAACGTTGTTATTTCGCTGGTCACAGCACTTCCGGCTGCCTACGCCTTCTCTCGTTATCAATTTCTGGGAGATAAGCACATGTTTTTCTGGCTACTCACCAACCGGATGGCACCGCCGGCAGTTTTTCTGTTACCGTTCTTCCAGCTTTATTCGACTTTCAATCTGATCGATACCCATTTTGCTGTTGCTCTTTCCCATTGTCTGTTCAATGTCCCTCTCTCAGTCTGGATTCTTGAAGGCTTCATGTCGGGAATCCCCCGTGAAATAGATGAAATGGCCTATATTGATGGTTACAGCTTTCCGCGCTTCTTCCTCACCATCTTCATGCCATTGATCCGCACCGGAATCGGTGTGACTGCCTTCTTCTGCTTCATGTTTTCATGGGTTGAACTGTTGTTTGCCCGAACCTTGACCACCACGGTGGCTAAACCGATTGCCGCGACCATGACCCGAACCGTCAGTGCTTCCGGGCTCGACTGGGGCCTGCTTGCTGCGGCCGGAATCCTGACAATTGTCCCAGGCGCATTGGTGATCTGGTTTGTGCGTAACCATCTTGCCAAGGGCTTTGCCCTCGGCCGGGTTTGA
- a CDS encoding sodium:proton antiporter translates to MNEFALPAIAILIAIGALCQWVAWRVRLPAIIFLLLVGILVGPVFTLFDPQQLFGDLFFPFISLSVAIILFEGSLSLKFKEILGLQRVVRNMVSIGMLVTWLITALATHLVLGISWQICFLFGAITVVTGPTVIIPMLRTVRPKASVSNILRWEGIVIDPIGASLAVLVYEFIIAGEGHIALGNALMALSQIVIVGMLMGAVCGYLFGLTLRRHLLPEYLHNIVTLGLVLLSFAASNMLHEESGLVTVTVMGIWLANMKDVDTEEILNFKESLSILLISMLFIMLAARLEIDSFKTLGWPALWVFLAIQFLARPLNIVVSTMGSKLTWPERHLLAWIAPRGIVAAAISALFALRLVDGNFEGAEMLVPLTFLVIIGTVLLQSTTARIIALWLGVAEPEPKGFLIVGAGIVGREISKALISSGFRVQLVATSWDDATTAKLEGLPTYHGNLMSEHAERHLDFVGIGRLLALSSYDGVNMAAILQYRLELGKNNVYMLQSKAGEVEKVQQIPAYRRGQLLFSKGATYASLAAMLKSGGVIKATKLTESFNFENLREVHGDDLIPLFAINPRENIQVFTQEHSIEPGAGWSVISLVPNPS, encoded by the coding sequence ATGAATGAATTCGCGCTTCCTGCGATTGCGATTTTGATTGCTATCGGTGCTCTCTGCCAGTGGGTTGCCTGGCGGGTCAGGCTTCCTGCGATCATTTTTCTGTTGCTGGTCGGGATTCTGGTCGGCCCGGTTTTTACCCTGTTTGACCCTCAGCAGTTGTTTGGCGATCTGTTTTTTCCCTTTATATCATTGTCTGTCGCCATCATTCTCTTTGAAGGAAGCCTGAGTCTGAAATTCAAGGAAATCCTCGGATTACAGCGGGTTGTCCGCAACATGGTGTCGATCGGGATGCTGGTGACATGGCTGATTACTGCGCTGGCGACGCACTTGGTTCTCGGCATTTCCTGGCAAATCTGCTTCCTTTTTGGTGCAATTACGGTTGTGACCGGTCCTACCGTCATTATTCCGATGTTGCGGACCGTGCGACCGAAAGCATCCGTCTCAAATATTTTGCGCTGGGAGGGAATTGTTATTGACCCGATCGGAGCTTCTTTAGCCGTTCTGGTCTATGAATTTATTATCGCCGGCGAAGGGCATATCGCTCTCGGCAACGCCTTGATGGCCCTGTCTCAAATAGTCATTGTCGGCATGTTGATGGGAGCTGTCTGTGGCTACCTGTTTGGACTGACGTTGCGGCGCCACTTGTTACCTGAATATCTGCACAATATTGTGACTCTGGGGCTGGTCCTGCTCAGTTTTGCCGCGTCGAATATGCTCCATGAGGAATCTGGATTGGTGACGGTCACCGTGATGGGGATCTGGCTGGCGAACATGAAAGATGTTGATACCGAAGAGATTCTCAATTTTAAGGAAAGCCTGAGTATCCTGTTGATTTCGATGCTGTTTATCATGTTGGCGGCAAGACTGGAAATTGACTCCTTCAAAACATTGGGTTGGCCGGCACTATGGGTTTTTCTCGCCATTCAGTTTCTTGCCCGGCCTTTGAATATTGTCGTGTCGACGATGGGTTCGAAATTGACCTGGCCAGAGCGTCACCTGCTGGCCTGGATTGCGCCGCGAGGTATCGTCGCCGCAGCTATTTCCGCTCTGTTTGCCTTGCGTTTGGTGGATGGCAATTTTGAAGGGGCGGAAATGCTGGTTCCATTAACTTTTCTTGTTATTATCGGAACCGTATTGTTACAAAGTACGACGGCTCGTATCATTGCTTTGTGGCTGGGGGTGGCGGAGCCTGAGCCCAAGGGTTTTCTCATTGTCGGGGCCGGCATTGTCGGGCGTGAGATTTCCAAAGCTTTGATCAGCAGTGGTTTCCGGGTGCAGCTTGTGGCCACCAGCTGGGATGATGCCACAACTGCAAAGCTGGAAGGGTTACCGACTTACCATGGAAACCTTATGTCTGAGCATGCGGAACGACATCTGGACTTTGTCGGTATTGGCCGATTGCTGGCGCTTTCTTCTTATGACGGCGTTAATATGGCGGCGATTCTGCAATATCGTCTGGAGCTCGGCAAGAATAATGTTTACATGCTGCAATCAAAGGCTGGTGAGGTAGAAAAAGTTCAACAGATCCCGGCTTATCGACGAGGGCAGTTACTGTTTTCCAAGGGAGCCACCTATGCCTCTCTGGCTGCGATGCTGAAAAGTGGTGGTGTCATAAAAGCGACGAAATTAACGGAGAGCTTCAATTTTGAAAATCTTCGTGAGGTTCATGGCGACGACCTTATTCCTCTTTTTGCTATAAATCCACGTGAGAATATTCAAGTTTTCACCCAGGAACACAGCATCGAGCCAGGTGCGGGATGGTCGGTCATCAGTCTGGTACCGAACCCATCCTGA
- a CDS encoding ABC transporter ATP-binding protein: MARIDLKNLAHSYLPNPAGESDYALSKTDHVWEDGGAYALLGPSGCGKTTLLNIISGLLQPSEGQVFFDGRDVTSLLPQERNIAQVFQFPVIYDTMSVYDNLAFPLRNRKVPQKEIHERVNEVAEMLELQGDLKKRAANLSADAKQKISLGRGLVRSDVAAVLFDEPLTVIDPHLKLLLRRKLKQIHAQFKLTMVYVTHDQLEALTFADKVVVMNEGKVLQIGTPQDLFENPQHTFVGHFIGSPGMNFLNCKIEKGMAKLGSLEVLACHDCDHLCGNFELGIRPEFIKLSATAGENTHEVKIIETENLGNCRIVTVELAGQKLKVKLQEDQEIPEGQGFIEFPLEWIRLYAEGHLVAQNETTQEETVA; encoded by the coding sequence ATGGCTCGTATAGATTTGAAAAATTTGGCGCACTCATACCTTCCCAACCCTGCCGGCGAAAGTGATTATGCCTTAAGCAAAACTGATCATGTGTGGGAAGACGGTGGCGCTTACGCGCTGTTGGGCCCCTCGGGATGTGGCAAAACAACCCTGTTAAATATTATTTCAGGGCTCTTGCAACCCTCTGAAGGTCAGGTTTTTTTTGATGGCCGGGATGTCACCTCTTTGCTCCCTCAGGAACGCAATATTGCCCAGGTTTTTCAGTTCCCGGTCATTTATGACACCATGAGCGTTTACGATAATCTGGCTTTCCCGCTACGCAATCGAAAAGTTCCTCAAAAGGAAATTCACGAGCGGGTTAACGAGGTTGCCGAAATGCTTGAACTGCAGGGTGATTTAAAAAAACGAGCAGCCAACTTAAGTGCAGATGCAAAGCAGAAAATTTCTCTGGGACGGGGGCTGGTACGCAGTGACGTTGCAGCTGTTCTCTTTGATGAGCCGCTCACAGTTATCGATCCTCATCTCAAACTACTCCTGCGGCGCAAACTCAAACAGATTCATGCCCAATTTAAATTAACGATGGTCTACGTCACCCATGACCAGCTAGAAGCCCTGACCTTTGCTGATAAAGTCGTCGTCATGAATGAGGGAAAAGTGCTGCAGATCGGCACCCCTCAGGATCTTTTTGAAAACCCGCAACACACTTTTGTCGGCCATTTTATCGGCAGTCCGGGAATGAATTTCCTGAATTGCAAAATTGAAAAAGGTATGGCCAAACTGGGGTCTTTAGAGGTTCTCGCCTGCCATGACTGTGACCATTTGTGTGGCAATTTTGAGCTGGGGATACGCCCGGAATTCATCAAACTAAGCGCAACGGCAGGTGAAAATACTCATGAAGTGAAAATCATAGAAACTGAAAATCTGGGCAATTGTAGAATAGTCACAGTTGAACTTGCCGGTCAGAAGTTGAAAGTCAAACTCCAGGAAGATCAGGAAATTCCTGAGGGTCAGGGATTTATTGAATTTCCTCTTGAGTGGATAAGACTCTATGCAGAAGGACATCTGGTCGCGCAAAACGAGACGACCCAAGAGGAGACTGTTGCATGA
- a CDS encoding DUF2160 domain-containing protein, with translation MTLEWMAWTMPTAIFFIVIACLLVVMTVWQIKAPSIERKGFLPIATTPGDRLFIGLLGSAYIHLAWLGLSTLSIWIALVISIIWMIVLMRWG, from the coding sequence ATGACCTTGGAGTGGATGGCATGGACAATGCCGACAGCAATTTTCTTTATCGTCATTGCCTGTCTGCTGGTCGTCATGACGGTGTGGCAAATCAAAGCACCGAGTATTGAGCGAAAAGGGTTTCTCCCCATTGCGACAACTCCGGGAGATCGACTCTTTATCGGCCTTCTAGGCAGTGCTTATATTCACCTGGCATGGCTTGGTTTAAGTACTTTGAGCATCTGGATTGCACTGGTCATTTCCATTATCTGGATGATCGTTCTTATGCGTTGGGGATAG
- a CDS encoding ABC transporter substrate-binding protein — MLKAIRRRKSVGLLLGLTAMMLMLLATSASADMAAAEKWINSEFQPSTLSKAEQMKEMEWFINAAKPFKGMKIKVVSETIPTHEYESKVLAKAFKEITGIEVTHDLIQEGDVIEKLQIQMQSGENVFDAYINDSDLIGTHYRYGHVVNLSDWMAGEGKDVTLPTLDIDDFMGKSFTTAPDGKLYQLPDQQFANVYWFRYDWFNRPDLKKQFKKIYGYELGVPVNWSAYEDIAEFFSEHVREIDGKAIYGHMDYGKKAPDLGWRFTDAWLSMAGAGDKGIPNGKPVDEWGIRVEDCAPVGASVSRGGATNGPAAKYALRKYMEWLRKYAPPGALGMDFYQSLPYLAKGNVAQQIFWYTGFTSSVVEEGIPVVNADGTPKWRMAPSPHGPYWEEGMKLGYQDCGSWTLFKSTPIDRRKAAWLFAQFCVAKTTSLKKAHVGLNPIRDSDIRHESFTERAPKLGGLVEFYRSPARVAWTPTGTNVPDYPKLAQLWWQNIGEAVAGEVTVDTAMDNLAREQDKIMMRLERAGVQSKCGPKLNPEREESYWLNQPGAPKAKLANEKPQGETVNYDKLIQAWREGRVK; from the coding sequence ATGTTAAAGGCAATCCGCAGGAGAAAGTCGGTGGGTCTTTTGCTCGGTCTCACCGCAATGATGTTAATGCTACTGGCAACTTCAGCCAGTGCAGACATGGCCGCTGCTGAAAAATGGATCAACAGCGAGTTTCAGCCATCAACCCTTTCAAAAGCCGAACAGATGAAAGAGATGGAATGGTTCATCAATGCAGCTAAACCCTTCAAAGGAATGAAAATCAAGGTTGTTTCCGAAACCATTCCGACTCATGAGTATGAATCCAAGGTCCTTGCCAAAGCATTTAAAGAAATCACCGGAATTGAAGTCACTCATGATCTGATCCAGGAAGGTGACGTCATCGAAAAGCTGCAGATTCAGATGCAATCGGGCGAAAACGTCTTTGATGCCTACATCAATGACTCTGACCTGATCGGAACACATTACCGTTATGGTCACGTCGTCAACCTGTCCGACTGGATGGCCGGTGAGGGTAAAGACGTCACCCTGCCGACTCTCGATATCGATGACTTTATGGGCAAATCATTTACCACCGCCCCGGACGGAAAACTTTACCAGCTTCCCGACCAGCAATTTGCCAATGTTTACTGGTTCCGTTACGACTGGTTTAACCGCCCTGATCTAAAAAAACAGTTCAAAAAGATTTACGGCTATGAACTGGGCGTCCCGGTCAACTGGTCAGCGTATGAAGATATTGCTGAATTTTTCAGTGAGCATGTTCGAGAAATAGATGGAAAAGCAATTTACGGTCACATGGACTACGGTAAAAAGGCTCCCGATCTCGGTTGGCGCTTTACCGATGCCTGGCTGTCAATGGCAGGTGCTGGAGACAAAGGAATTCCCAACGGAAAACCGGTTGATGAGTGGGGTATTCGCGTTGAAGATTGTGCACCGGTTGGAGCCAGCGTCAGTCGTGGTGGTGCCACCAACGGCCCGGCAGCAAAATATGCTCTGCGCAAATATATGGAATGGCTACGTAAGTATGCTCCTCCTGGAGCCCTTGGTATGGACTTTTACCAGTCTCTGCCTTATCTGGCCAAGGGAAATGTTGCGCAACAGATATTCTGGTACACCGGTTTTACCTCCTCAGTTGTTGAAGAGGGGATTCCGGTTGTCAATGCCGATGGCACACCCAAGTGGCGTATGGCACCATCTCCACACGGTCCTTATTGGGAAGAGGGGATGAAACTTGGCTATCAGGATTGCGGTTCCTGGACACTGTTCAAGAGCACCCCGATCGATCGCCGCAAAGCCGCCTGGCTGTTTGCTCAATTCTGTGTTGCCAAAACCACCTCATTGAAAAAAGCCCATGTCGGTCTGAATCCGATTCGGGACAGTGATATTCGACATGAGTCTTTTACCGAACGAGCACCAAAGCTTGGTGGACTGGTAGAATTTTACCGCAGCCCGGCTCGTGTTGCCTGGACTCCGACTGGTACTAACGTTCCTGATTACCCCAAACTTGCGCAGCTTTGGTGGCAAAATATCGGGGAAGCTGTGGCCGGTGAAGTGACTGTCGATACTGCGATGGATAACCTTGCCCGCGAACAGGACAAGATAATGATGCGCCTGGAACGGGCAGGAGTGCAGTCAAAATGCGGTCCAAAGCTGAACCCCGAACGAGAGGAATCCTACTGGTTGAACCAGCCTGGAGCACCGAAAGCGAAACTGGCCAATGAAAAGCCGCAGGGTGAAACCGTCAACTATGATAAACTCATCCAGGCGTGGCGTGAAGGCAGAGTGAAATAG
- a CDS encoding DUF1847 domain-containing protein has product MAKEIPLPTCAVCPVTVPERICRQEKGKAPGNCPSTRSLDILKETLEILKDPDVMEVVRQASIQEGEGYGDKDKGYANIRPIKPRIQETIEFAQKMKFKRICLIFCIGMRKEAEIIHKIFSDNGFETISVMCKAGAVSKEEIGLLREQQIDTENFEAMCNPILQALTANAHESEMNVLFGLCVGHDALFLKYAKAYNTVLASKDRLLAHNPLAAIYQYDSYYRYLKNPL; this is encoded by the coding sequence ATGGCAAAAGAAATTCCCCTACCGACTTGTGCTGTTTGTCCCGTGACCGTTCCAGAGCGAATCTGTCGGCAGGAAAAAGGGAAAGCTCCAGGCAATTGTCCTTCAACCCGTTCCCTTGATATTCTCAAAGAAACTTTGGAAATCCTTAAAGATCCTGATGTGATGGAGGTTGTCCGTCAAGCGTCAATTCAGGAGGGGGAAGGTTACGGAGATAAAGATAAAGGCTACGCCAATATTCGGCCGATCAAGCCCCGTATTCAAGAGACGATAGAGTTCGCTCAAAAGATGAAATTCAAAAGGATCTGTTTGATTTTTTGTATCGGCATGCGGAAAGAAGCGGAAATTATCCATAAAATTTTCAGTGATAACGGTTTCGAGACAATTTCAGTCATGTGTAAGGCGGGAGCGGTGTCTAAAGAGGAAATTGGTCTGCTGCGTGAACAGCAGATAGATACAGAAAACTTTGAGGCGATGTGTAACCCTATCCTTCAAGCCTTAACCGCCAATGCACATGAATCAGAAATGAATGTTTTGTTCGGACTCTGTGTGGGACATGATGCCCTGTTTTTGAAATATGCCAAGGCTTACAACACCGTGCTTGCTTCGAAGGACCGGCTTCTGGCACATAATCCATTGGCAGCGATTTATCAGTATGACAGCTATTATCGTTATTTGAAAAATCCCCTGTAA
- a CDS encoding sugar ABC transporter permease, producing MKKWENNRAWFMVIPVFLVVAISAILPLMTVVNYSIQDIFGPGNRVFVGLEWYKEVLTDHRLHDALQRQLLFSSLVLLIEIPLGILIAMAMPKKGWSASLSLVLVALPLLIPWNVIGTIWIIFTRPDIGLFGAAINSLGIPFDHTAAPLDAWVTVLLMEVWHWTPLVVLLAYAGLQAIPEAYFQAARIDGASAWSTFRYIQLPKMRGVLTIAVLLRFMDSFLIYAEPFVLTGGGPGNSTTFLSIYLVKQAVGQFDLGPAAAFSMIYFLIVLLFCFLFYQALLRVGTGDKS from the coding sequence ATGAAGAAATGGGAAAATAACCGCGCCTGGTTTATGGTCATCCCGGTATTTCTGGTCGTGGCTATCTCAGCTATCCTGCCTCTGATGACGGTCGTCAATTACTCGATTCAGGACATCTTTGGCCCCGGCAACCGTGTCTTTGTCGGCCTGGAGTGGTACAAAGAAGTTCTGACTGACCACCGCCTTCACGACGCCCTGCAACGACAATTATTATTTTCAAGTCTGGTTTTGCTGATCGAAATTCCTTTGGGAATACTGATTGCCATGGCAATGCCGAAAAAAGGCTGGAGTGCTTCGCTGAGCCTGGTTCTGGTTGCGTTGCCATTGTTGATTCCATGGAATGTTATCGGCACCATCTGGATTATATTTACCCGTCCCGACATTGGCCTGTTTGGTGCCGCGATCAACAGTTTGGGGATCCCCTTTGACCACACCGCTGCACCTCTTGACGCCTGGGTCACGGTTCTGCTGATGGAGGTCTGGCACTGGACACCATTGGTTGTTCTGCTTGCCTATGCCGGGCTGCAAGCGATCCCGGAAGCCTATTTCCAAGCGGCTCGGATCGATGGCGCATCTGCCTGGTCGACATTTCGCTACATTCAATTACCAAAAATGCGCGGCGTATTGACCATCGCAGTATTATTGCGCTTTATGGACAGTTTCCTTATTTACGCCGAACCTTTCGTTCTCACCGGCGGCGGGCCGGGAAATTCGACCACATTCCTGTCGATTTATCTGGTTAAACAAGCTGTCGGACAGTTTGATCTGGGACCGGCGGCAGCCTTTTCGATGATCTACTTTTTAATCGTATTACTGTTCTGTTTCCTCTTTTATCAAGCGCTTCTAAGGGTTGGAACCGGAGATAAATCATGA
- a CDS encoding bacteriohemerythrin: MAIITWKKIYETGIVALDNEHQGLISQINKLYEAIRDKHEEEGLEATLTMLESYTVNHFQHEEKLMAEYHYPGLADHQKSHQELIDAVQDLKQRASSGKDELARELLKLLRVWVLEHILDVDKKYGAFLESRGGRFIS; encoded by the coding sequence ATGGCCATTATCACCTGGAAAAAAATTTATGAGACCGGGATTGTTGCTTTAGACAATGAGCACCAAGGCTTGATTTCACAGATTAACAAGCTCTACGAAGCCATTCGCGATAAACATGAGGAAGAGGGATTGGAAGCAACTCTTACCATGCTGGAATCCTATACCGTTAATCATTTTCAGCACGAAGAAAAGCTGATGGCTGAATATCACTACCCCGGATTGGCAGACCATCAGAAGTCTCATCAGGAATTGATTGATGCCGTTCAGGATCTGAAACAACGCGCTTCTTCGGGAAAAGATGAGTTAGCCCGAGAGCTTCTTAAACTTCTCAGGGTCTGGGTTTTAGAACATATTCTTGATGTCGATAAAAAATATGGTGCATTTCTGGAATCGCGAGGTGGCCGCTTCATCTCCTAG
- the larA gene encoding nickel-dependent lactate racemase — translation MQVKLKYGTEGIILNYSETSNFQGVLYPEAVAPLVDPSTELKVTLEHPIASVALTELAKERDNAVIVISDITRPVPNKLLLPGILERLHAAGMTVEQITILVATGIHRPNEGEELVELVGQEIAEKYRIINHFSKNEEDMILVGEIGDGVPAYVNKKYVQADLKILTGFIEPHMWAGFSGGRKSILPGISSAETLKYMHGPEMVAHPKTVYGVLDGNPFHEAGLEIMSKAGADFIVNVTLDTEKQVTGIFSGDPVKAHLQGVEFLSQHCMKVLDRPLDFVVTTNAGAPLDCNLYQSSKGLSGVSGATKEGGVILMATACPEGFGSDEYREVFDYATSPQAFIDKIMNKEFFVLDQWCAQETYQVRLKNEIWLHTDGIESETLSQFHFYPVKDLESAIEQLLERFGQDAHWAIVPDGPMLILRVS, via the coding sequence ATGCAGGTTAAATTAAAATATGGAACCGAAGGAATTATTCTTAATTATTCGGAAACATCGAATTTCCAAGGAGTTCTTTATCCTGAAGCGGTTGCCCCTTTAGTTGATCCATCGACTGAACTGAAGGTGACTCTGGAGCATCCGATAGCCTCGGTAGCGTTAACGGAACTCGCCAAGGAGCGGGATAACGCGGTCATTGTCATCAGTGATATAACCCGACCGGTTCCGAATAAACTCCTGTTACCGGGAATTCTTGAACGGTTACACGCGGCTGGAATGACTGTTGAGCAGATAACTATTCTCGTTGCTACTGGAATCCATCGTCCCAATGAAGGGGAAGAGCTGGTTGAGCTGGTGGGACAGGAGATTGCGGAAAAATACAGGATTATCAACCATTTTTCAAAAAATGAGGAGGACATGATTCTGGTTGGAGAGATCGGTGATGGTGTGCCTGCTTATGTCAATAAAAAGTACGTTCAAGCTGATCTGAAAATTCTGACTGGATTCATCGAGCCGCATATGTGGGCGGGTTTCTCCGGTGGGAGAAAATCAATTTTGCCGGGAATTTCTTCAGCCGAAACCTTGAAATATATGCATGGACCGGAAATGGTTGCTCATCCGAAAACGGTTTATGGCGTGCTGGACGGGAATCCTTTTCATGAGGCCGGTCTGGAAATCATGAGCAAAGCTGGTGCGGATTTTATTGTGAATGTCACTCTGGACACTGAAAAACAGGTGACGGGGATATTCTCGGGAGATCCGGTCAAAGCTCATCTGCAAGGAGTTGAGTTTCTCTCGCAACATTGCATGAAAGTTCTCGACAGGCCACTTGACTTTGTTGTGACCACGAATGCCGGGGCTCCGCTTGATTGCAATCTTTATCAAAGTTCAAAAGGTTTATCCGGGGTGTCGGGAGCGACAAAAGAGGGTGGTGTTATTCTTATGGCGACGGCATGTCCGGAAGGTTTTGGCAGTGATGAATATCGCGAAGTCTTTGATTATGCTACCAGTCCACAAGCTTTTATTGATAAAATTATGAACAAAGAATTTTTTGTTCTTGATCAATGGTGTGCGCAAGAAACCTATCAGGTTCGATTGAAAAATGAAATCTGGCTTCATACCGATGGCATTGAATCTGAAACTTTAAGTCAATTCCACTTTTATCCGGTCAAGGATCTGGAATCAGCGATTGAGCAATTGCTTGAGCGTTTTGGGCAGGATGCCCATTGGGCGATTGTCCCGGATGGACCGATGTTGATTCTTCGGGTATCTTGA
- a CDS encoding FAD-dependent oxidoreductase — translation MKRNNNLTQLKNGQTFDLLVIGGGATGCGVALDAAARGLKVALVEKNDFSEGTSSRSTKLVHGGVRYLEMAVKKLDRVQYNLVKDGLHERGLLLKNARHLSNRLALVTPLYKWIDVPYIFAGLKFYDILSGKQNIGHSRLLSRKEALKRFPGLKAEGLKAGVLYYDGQFHDARMALSLALTAENQGAVISNHVAVTDILKVNGKISGAELEDSLTGERWQINARGIINATGPFVDNIRMMDNPAAPKILSASTGIHIILDKRFAPPDTGLMIPETEDGRVLFVLPWEGHAIVGTTDEPAEVTEHPRPLESEIAYLLRHVTRYFNLKVEKSDIKSVWSGLRPLVSDPKAADTAKLARDHVIEDSEDGLLTIAGGKWTTYRKMALDTVDHAIKVFQLSAPQPTCQTEQLPILGSADYNDQGDQDLIQRYDFSPDIAAYLNRTYGDQAGKIADLSSEGYSARLVDHHPVIEAEILYAARFELAERVIDVLARRTPLALLDTEATKQTVPRVLEIMASELGWDQKRIDEETEWTEQRLSISL, via the coding sequence ATGAAAAGAAACAACAATCTAACCCAGCTTAAAAATGGTCAAACCTTCGATCTTCTTGTTATCGGTGGAGGTGCAACCGGTTGTGGTGTCGCGTTGGATGCTGCGGCGAGGGGACTGAAAGTTGCCCTCGTTGAAAAAAATGACTTTTCTGAAGGAACCAGTAGCCGCAGCACCAAACTTGTTCATGGAGGCGTCCGTTACCTGGAAATGGCGGTTAAGAAACTGGACCGGGTTCAATACAACCTGGTGAAAGATGGTCTCCATGAACGCGGTCTCTTACTGAAAAATGCCCGTCACCTGTCAAATCGCCTGGCTCTGGTCACCCCGCTTTATAAGTGGATTGATGTCCCCTACATTTTTGCCGGTCTGAAGTTTTACGATATCCTCTCCGGAAAACAGAATATTGGCCACAGCCGACTCCTGAGTCGAAAAGAGGCACTGAAACGCTTTCCCGGTCTTAAAGCTGAGGGTCTAAAAGCCGGTGTGCTCTATTATGATGGTCAGTTTCATGATGCACGCATGGCACTGTCTCTGGCGCTTACCGCAGAAAATCAGGGAGCGGTCATCAGTAACCATGTCGCCGTGACTGATATTTTAAAGGTGAATGGAAAAATTTCCGGTGCAGAACTTGAGGATTCATTAACCGGAGAGCGCTGGCAAATCAACGCCCGTGGAATCATTAATGCGACAGGTCCGTTTGTTGATAATATCAGGATGATGGATAACCCTGCAGCACCGAAGATTCTCTCGGCCAGCACCGGCATCCACATCATCCTTGACAAACGTTTTGCACCGCCGGATACCGGCTTGATGATCCCTGAAACAGAAGACGGTCGCGTTTTGTTTGTCCTGCCATGGGAAGGGCACGCCATTGTCGGCACAACAGATGAGCCTGCAGAAGTGACCGAACATCCACGTCCTCTGGAGAGCGAAATAGCATATTTGCTCCGCCACGTAACCCGCTATTTCAATCTCAAGGTTGAGAAGAGTGATATCAAATCGGTCTGGTCAGGACTGCGGCCCCTCGTCTCGGACCCCAAAGCCGCCGATACAGCCAAACTGGCTCGAGATCATGTCATTGAAGACAGCGAAGACGGTCTGCTGACTATTGCCGGAGGGAAATGGACCACTTATCGGAAAATGGCGCTGGACACGGTTGACCACGCCATCAAAGTTTTTCAGCTGTCGGCACCGCAACCAACCTGCCAGACGGAACAACTCCCGATCCTCGGTAGCGCAGACTACAACGATCAGGGAGATCAGGATCTGATTCAAAGATATGATTTCAGCCCGGATATAGCGGCTTACCTCAATCGCACATATGGTGATCAGGCTGGAAAGATTGCGGACCTCAGTTCAGAGGGATATTCCGCGCGATTGGTTGACCATCATCCGGTTATCGAAGCGGAAATTCTTTACGCTGCCAGATTTGAACTGGCAGAACGTGTCATTGATGTGCTGGCACGGCGAACTCCCCTCGCACTGCTGGATACCGAGGCGACAAAACAGACAGTTCCGAGGGTTTTAGAAATTATGGCAAGCGAACTGGGTTGGGATCAAAAACGTATTGATGAAGAAACTGAATGGACCGAGCAACGACTGAGTATCTCTCTCTAG